From a region of the Roseivirga sp. 4D4 genome:
- a CDS encoding ankyrin repeat domain-containing protein: MKYKKTNFLKAIVAILLLTIGFSLQSCNSEKKGNNEEEVVSAPRQTLFEAAFTGKLNLIEQHIKAGTDLNQKDDFGSTALNIAITFGKTEIAKALIEGGADLSVTTADGSTPLHSAAFFGRTEIVRALLENGVDINTRNSYGSTALESAQAPFEQVKPIYDQMKRELAPLGLKLDYVEIEKARKEIVALITNYQG; this comes from the coding sequence ATGAAATACAAAAAGACAAATTTTTTAAAAGCTATAGTAGCTATTTTACTATTAACAATTGGCTTTTCTCTCCAGTCATGCAACAGTGAGAAGAAGGGAAATAACGAAGAAGAAGTAGTCAGTGCACCAAGGCAAACACTCTTTGAAGCAGCCTTTACCGGAAAGCTAAACTTGATAGAGCAACATATAAAGGCTGGAACTGATTTAAATCAAAAGGATGATTTTGGTTCAACCGCCCTGAACATCGCTATCACTTTTGGAAAGACTGAAATCGCCAAAGCACTTATAGAAGGAGGGGCAGATTTATCAGTGACTACGGCCGATGGATCAACGCCTTTACATTCAGCGGCTTTTTTCGGAAGAACAGAAATCGTAAGAGCTTTGCTTGAAAATGGTGTTGACATCAATACGCGAAATAGCTACGGTAGTACTGCTCTCGAATCTGCCCAAGCACCCTTTGAGCAAGTAAAGCCAATCTATGACCAAATGAAGCGTGAATTAGCACCATTGGGTCTCAAGCTTGACTATGTCGAGATTGAAAAGGCACGAAAAGAAATAGTAGCTCTTATTACTAACTATCAAGGGTAA
- a CDS encoding helix-turn-helix domain-containing protein codes for MSNFLNIESDFLDRTISTIEENLSDQDFGVSELAESLDMSRSNLLRKVQKLTNLSVSVLIRQTRLHHAQDFLRSDEFTVSEVSYKVGFNSVSYFTKCYREHYGYPPGEEKSRFLASKSEATVGDTRNKSSKKWLWPIAIVCAVVLTIIFFPNQKPAENRNQEKSIAVLPFKNDSNDSSNIYFVNGMMEAVLNNLQKIENLRVISRTSVESYRDKAVSIAEIADKLDADYIVEGSGQKVGDEILLTIQLIEAPKDDHLWSQQYQRLSNNVFDLQAEVAKDIAQQIEVYISPDEIRRIEKLPTENALAYDYFLRGLAIMNKLFGADLYQALEYFEKSVEEDPNFALGYANMAICYYYIDLYAAQKQFTKQLNELSDRSLFLDPELFASQVAKGLFYMQDAQYPLAVEYFEKALTYSPSSVSANNFLSEIYNVYMPNTRRYLTHALKVFKLDRTNADSTMTSISFLHLSNALAQTGFFDEAEIIVKRSISLDSTNLFSQYLYPYIKMAQGNDLPTTVDLLKDVLRKDTTRLDIIQEVAKVYYTMEKYEEAAYFYDIFNTIKKTYGLSIFEGEALKIAFVYDQLGREEEAKEQIETYYEFAQNDNSIYKDLIMSSYYAYLGDVEKAIEYLKKFSEQRDYYYWLVMLMKDDPIMKRLEVHPDYAPTMQKIDDQFWESHREIRKMLEKEGLLDSRNLRKASSY; via the coding sequence ATGTCAAACTTCTTAAACATAGAGAGCGACTTTCTCGATAGGACCATTTCAACGATTGAAGAGAACCTGTCCGATCAAGATTTTGGCGTTTCTGAATTGGCAGAAAGTTTGGACATGAGCCGCTCTAACCTACTCCGAAAGGTTCAGAAACTGACGAACCTTTCCGTTAGTGTTTTGATCAGGCAAACCCGATTGCATCATGCACAGGATTTTTTAAGAAGCGATGAGTTTACGGTCTCCGAGGTTTCCTACAAAGTCGGATTCAACAGTGTATCCTACTTCACAAAATGCTATCGAGAGCATTATGGCTATCCTCCAGGTGAGGAAAAGTCAAGGTTTCTAGCATCGAAATCAGAAGCTACGGTAGGTGACACACGAAATAAAAGCTCAAAAAAGTGGCTTTGGCCCATTGCAATAGTTTGTGCAGTTGTACTGACCATTATCTTTTTCCCAAACCAGAAGCCAGCTGAAAATCGCAATCAGGAGAAATCGATAGCCGTTCTGCCTTTTAAAAATGATAGTAACGATTCCAGCAATATCTACTTTGTTAATGGTATGATGGAAGCGGTGCTGAATAATTTACAGAAGATTGAAAACCTCAGAGTTATCAGTAGAACCTCAGTAGAGAGTTATCGCGATAAGGCAGTATCAATTGCTGAAATAGCCGATAAACTTGATGCCGATTATATTGTGGAAGGAAGCGGTCAAAAAGTAGGGGATGAAATCCTGTTAACGATCCAACTGATCGAGGCGCCAAAAGATGATCATCTCTGGTCGCAGCAGTATCAAAGGTTATCCAATAACGTGTTCGACCTTCAGGCAGAGGTTGCTAAGGATATTGCCCAACAGATTGAGGTTTATATCTCACCCGATGAAATAAGACGGATCGAAAAATTACCTACCGAAAATGCTTTGGCCTATGATTACTTTCTCAGAGGCTTGGCCATTATGAACAAACTCTTTGGTGCCGATCTATACCAGGCTTTGGAATACTTTGAAAAGTCAGTCGAAGAAGATCCTAATTTTGCCCTTGGCTATGCCAATATGGCGATTTGCTACTATTACATAGACCTTTATGCAGCTCAGAAACAGTTTACCAAACAACTCAATGAGCTTTCAGATCGGTCCCTTTTCCTGGACCCCGAACTTTTTGCTAGCCAAGTGGCTAAAGGCCTTTTTTACATGCAAGATGCTCAGTATCCTCTGGCAGTGGAATACTTTGAAAAGGCCTTGACCTATAGCCCAAGTTCGGTGAGCGCTAATAATTTCTTGTCTGAGATTTATAATGTGTACATGCCTAACACAAGAAGGTATTTGACCCATGCACTAAAAGTCTTTAAGCTTGATAGAACGAATGCCGACTCTACAATGACGAGTATTTCGTTTTTGCATCTTAGCAATGCTTTAGCGCAGACTGGTTTTTTCGATGAGGCAGAAATTATTGTGAAGAGATCAATCAGCTTGGACAGTACGAATCTATTTTCACAGTATTTATATCCATACATCAAAATGGCTCAGGGCAATGATTTGCCCACAACGGTCGATCTATTGAAAGATGTTTTGAGAAAGGACACTACGCGTCTTGATATCATCCAAGAGGTAGCCAAGGTCTATTACACCATGGAAAAGTATGAGGAGGCTGCATATTTCTACGATATATTCAACACCATCAAAAAGACTTATGGTCTTAGCATCTTTGAAGGTGAAGCATTAAAAATTGCCTTTGTTTACGACCAACTCGGCCGGGAAGAGGAGGCGAAAGAACAAATAGAGACTTATTATGAGTTTGCTCAAAATGACAATTCCATCTACAAAGACTTAATCATGTCGAGCTACTATGCTTATTTGGGAGATGTCGAAAAGGCTATCGAATACCTAAAGAAATTCTCGGAGCAACGCGATTACTATTATTGGTTGGTAATGTTGATGAAGGATGACCCTATTATGAAGCGACTAGAGGTACATCCTGACTATGCACCGACTATGCAGAAAATCGATGATCAGTTTTGGGAGAGCCATAGGGAAATCAGAAAAATGCTCGAGAAAGAAGGCTTACTCGATAGTCGGAATCTTAGAAAAGCCTCTTCTTACTGA
- a CDS encoding universal stress protein — MFNQILVPVDFSQKSRHSLEMACQIAEISKGEVDVFHIVQAALSVQMNEAGEYESLGSSGKQFLQDILQSNQLRLERLTNEYKSENFDLKLRLKVDDLPDKVAEHIHNENYDLLIVGGHTEYKIDSAFGINHNERIVRLAKKPVLVVNNPSQDRRIKKILVPTDFTNNYEQSAHQLKEIQQFFDARLEFLHINTPSFFSTSYELDKRIASFQNKHNFENCDFKVVSDKSRKKGILRASMHYGADMILLLSFQPNQLQRILRGDITEYVVNHSELPVMVLNVEK, encoded by the coding sequence ATGTTCAATCAGATTCTCGTTCCTGTAGATTTTTCTCAAAAATCTCGTCACTCTCTGGAGATGGCCTGTCAAATAGCCGAAATATCTAAAGGTGAGGTTGATGTTTTCCATATTGTACAGGCAGCGTTATCCGTCCAAATGAACGAGGCGGGTGAATATGAAAGCCTTGGGAGCAGTGGGAAACAATTCCTTCAGGATATTCTGCAAAGCAATCAACTACGTCTAGAGCGGTTGACCAATGAGTACAAATCGGAAAATTTTGACTTAAAGCTCAGGCTAAAAGTAGACGACTTACCCGATAAAGTGGCTGAGCACATTCACAATGAGAATTACGACCTTTTGATTGTAGGAGGGCATACGGAATACAAAATCGATAGCGCTTTCGGTATCAATCACAACGAGCGTATCGTCAGATTAGCGAAGAAACCTGTGCTGGTTGTTAATAACCCCTCGCAGGACAGACGAATAAAAAAGATTCTGGTACCGACCGATTTTACAAATAACTATGAACAGTCCGCTCATCAGTTGAAAGAGATCCAGCAGTTTTTCGATGCGCGTCTGGAGTTCCTGCATATCAATACGCCCTCCTTTTTTAGTACAAGCTATGAATTAGATAAGCGCATTGCTTCTTTTCAGAACAAGCATAATTTTGAAAATTGTGATTTTAAGGTAGTCTCTGATAAGAGTCGAAAAAAGGGAATCCTCAGAGCCTCTATGCACTATGGGGCAGATATGATATTATTGCTATCCTTTCAACCCAATCAATTGCAGCGCATCTTAAGAGGTGATATAACTGAATATGTAGTGAACCATTCGGAACTTCCGGTAATGGTATTGAATGTAGAGAAGTAG
- the rimK gene encoding 30S ribosomal protein S6--L-glutamate ligase, whose protein sequence is MKIAVLSRNPQLYSTSRLVEAITAKGHEALVIDHLKCDIIMDEVGPSIHYKGEQLTDIDAVIPRIGASVTFYGTAVVRQFEMMNVFSAVESLAITRSRDKLRSLQILSSVGVRMPKTAFTNFAKGENKVLKHIGSAPVVIKLLEGTQGLGVVLAETDKAATSVVEAFESLKTRVILQQFIAEAGGADIRAFVVNGEVVGSMKRQGKEGEFRSNLHRGGHANIIKLSRAEKSTALLAAKSMGLAIAGVDMLQSKSGPMVLEVNSSPGLEGIEKATNVDIAGKIVDFIEVSAKKKRRRNKA, encoded by the coding sequence ATGAAAATTGCCGTATTATCCAGAAATCCACAATTGTATTCTACGAGTCGCTTGGTTGAAGCCATTACCGCAAAAGGGCATGAAGCTCTCGTGATAGACCACTTGAAATGTGATATTATTATGGATGAAGTAGGACCGTCCATCCACTACAAAGGAGAGCAGTTGACAGATATAGATGCCGTCATTCCAAGAATTGGAGCTTCAGTCACTTTCTATGGTACAGCCGTGGTTAGACAATTCGAGATGATGAATGTTTTTTCTGCTGTCGAATCATTGGCCATTACCAGATCGAGAGATAAATTAAGGAGTCTTCAAATCCTCTCCAGTGTAGGTGTGAGAATGCCTAAAACAGCTTTTACAAACTTTGCGAAGGGAGAAAATAAGGTACTTAAGCATATCGGAAGTGCTCCTGTAGTCATCAAACTCCTTGAGGGTACTCAGGGTTTAGGCGTTGTGCTAGCGGAGACTGATAAGGCTGCTACTTCTGTGGTAGAGGCGTTTGAAAGCCTTAAAACTCGCGTAATTTTACAGCAGTTCATTGCAGAAGCAGGAGGGGCAGACATAAGGGCATTTGTGGTCAATGGAGAAGTTGTCGGATCTATGAAAAGACAAGGCAAAGAAGGTGAGTTTCGCTCTAACCTTCACAGAGGAGGTCACGCCAATATTATTAAATTGTCAAGGGCAGAAAAATCGACTGCCTTGCTTGCTGCAAAAAGTATGGGTTTAGCAATTGCTGGTGTAGACATGCTACAATCAAAATCTGGTCCTATGGTGTTGGAAGTTAATTCTTCGCCAGGTCTGGAGGGCATTGAAAAAGCCACGAATGTTGATATTGCGGGTAAAATAGTTGACTTTATAGAAGTGTCTGCCAAGAAAAAGAGACGAAGAAATAAGGCCTAA
- a CDS encoding succinylglutamate desuccinylase/aspartoacylase family protein translates to MIINNVETLPGQTNRITVNVAKLPSHSPIDISITIARAEKPGPVLLLSAGLHGDEINGIETVRRIIDQDIHIPEIGTVICIPIINIYGFIHFSRSLPDGKDMNRSFPGNKNGSLASRVAYYLMRDIVPMIDYGVDFHTGGADRTNYPQVRCLTKDPINADLAKAFHAPFTLNSPYRPKSFRQSAAKLGKKILVFEGGESGRFDEFAIQEGINGTQRLMHHLGMAAKPMTDPGYENKMINHSSWVRARSSGLFQTLVQSGEYVKKNQLVGHITDPFGEFSVALKAPSEGYIIGLQNNPILHMGDAVMHIGRTTID, encoded by the coding sequence ATGATCATCAATAACGTAGAGACCTTACCTGGTCAAACAAATAGAATAACAGTCAATGTAGCCAAGCTACCCTCTCACTCACCCATTGATATTTCTATTACCATTGCGCGAGCAGAAAAGCCTGGTCCCGTATTGTTGTTATCTGCGGGCTTACATGGCGATGAAATCAACGGGATTGAAACAGTAAGAAGAATCATCGATCAAGATATCCATATACCAGAGATCGGAACGGTCATTTGTATTCCTATCATTAATATTTATGGCTTCATTCACTTTTCAAGATCCTTACCTGATGGAAAAGATATGAATAGGTCGTTTCCAGGAAATAAAAATGGATCTTTGGCTTCAAGAGTTGCTTATTATTTGATGCGAGATATCGTTCCTATGATAGACTATGGAGTAGATTTTCATACGGGCGGTGCCGATCGGACTAACTACCCTCAAGTAAGATGTTTGACCAAAGATCCTATCAATGCCGACTTGGCTAAAGCTTTTCATGCCCCTTTCACTTTGAACTCACCCTATCGACCAAAATCTTTCAGGCAATCTGCTGCCAAGCTTGGTAAAAAGATACTAGTCTTTGAAGGAGGTGAGTCAGGCCGATTTGATGAATTTGCGATTCAGGAAGGTATCAATGGAACACAACGATTGATGCATCACTTAGGCATGGCGGCTAAGCCAATGACTGATCCTGGTTATGAGAACAAGATGATCAACCATTCCTCTTGGGTTAGAGCAAGGTCATCAGGCCTTTTCCAGACTTTAGTACAGAGCGGAGAGTATGTAAAAAAGAATCAATTGGTGGGTCATATTACCGATCCTTTTGGAGAATTCAGTGTAGCCTTAAAAGCGCCTTCGGAAGGGTACATTATTGGATTACAGAATAACCCAATTCTGCATATGGGAGATGCAGTCATGCATATTGGTAGAACAACTATTGATTAG
- a CDS encoding serine hydrolase domain-containing protein, with protein sequence MHAKTVSAAQSVEAIQRNKDSLYFKPKTSIEELAILELKNTIESMAKRYRFNGEVLVCQSNRILTHSSFGFANPFQKENLEKGYRFQLASISKQFTAVAILELIAKGKLSLDDSFSQYFPEFKFKEITIEHLLTHGSGLPDYFWYLENTWKSDLGPKNEDIIPLINRYISSTDFAPGTDHAYSNTGYALLALLVEDITGTPFKDYMSRQYFKPLNMTKTSFVRGGLTLTGYDRDSVTKLYLPIQSSLSNAVFGDKGIYSSAWDLNRWFIALKEGRILNQKWIDLMFYPKDFEKTSKSYGMGFKLEWSKFRLLKVFHNGLWEGFRNGIAYFPKKDLQIIVLSHTSVVGKNIFEEQIHEAALKAIDKLPPVEAKVIPKR encoded by the coding sequence ATGCACGCTAAGACAGTCTCAGCTGCTCAGTCGGTAGAGGCAATTCAAAGAAATAAGGATTCACTTTACTTTAAACCCAAAACCAGTATTGAAGAACTCGCTATTCTCGAGTTGAAAAATACCATTGAATCAATGGCCAAACGCTATAGGTTTAACGGTGAGGTATTGGTGTGTCAGAGCAATCGCATTTTGACGCATTCTTCATTTGGCTTTGCCAACCCTTTCCAAAAAGAGAACTTAGAAAAAGGCTACAGGTTTCAGTTGGCATCGATCAGCAAGCAGTTTACGGCAGTAGCTATCTTAGAGTTGATTGCCAAAGGCAAACTCTCATTAGATGATTCTTTTTCTCAATACTTTCCTGAATTCAAATTTAAAGAGATCACCATTGAGCATTTGCTTACACATGGATCGGGTTTGCCAGACTATTTTTGGTATTTAGAAAATACCTGGAAGTCTGATTTGGGGCCGAAAAATGAAGATATCATACCATTGATTAATCGATACATTTCGTCTACAGATTTTGCACCTGGTACCGATCATGCTTATTCAAATACTGGATATGCTTTACTAGCACTCTTAGTAGAGGACATTACAGGTACACCATTTAAGGACTATATGTCAAGGCAATACTTTAAACCTCTGAATATGACTAAAACCAGTTTTGTACGTGGTGGTTTAACGTTGACGGGATACGATAGGGATAGTGTTACAAAACTATATCTGCCGATTCAATCCAGCCTGTCTAATGCAGTTTTTGGAGACAAGGGCATTTATTCCTCGGCTTGGGACTTGAACCGGTGGTTCATCGCGCTGAAGGAAGGGAGAATACTGAATCAAAAATGGATAGACCTTATGTTCTATCCTAAAGACTTTGAGAAGACTTCAAAAAGCTACGGTATGGGTTTTAAGCTTGAGTGGTCAAAATTCAGACTATTGAAAGTTTTCCATAATGGTTTATGGGAAGGCTTTCGAAACGGGATCGCCTACTTTCCCAAGAAGGATTTACAAATCATTGTGCTTAGTCATACTTCCGTTGTGGGAAAGAATATTTTTGAGGAACAAATTCATGAGGCCGCGTTGAAAGCGATCGATAAGTTGCCTCCTGTGGAAGCCAAAGTAATCCCAAAAAGATAA
- a CDS encoding DUF2490 domain-containing protein produces the protein MLNKVIDISGRPISTRLVFILSLMILATFMSRAQKNNDANMLTWYQYKGDVDLGNRFSVVLDFQHRRQDFVNYSSQQVLRPGLAYTLKSDVKFTLGTAVFWHNINGENPVYRPEVRPYTFAEWKQPLGKIQVTHRFRFELRYNRKTAGSEVLSGYNFNYRAGHKLGLAIPIQSEKIDDLKLEVYDEVLINFGERITRNYLDQNRIYAGIKGRLTAKSTFKLGYMYIFVPSGSSIDFVTQHILVLGIGHRW, from the coding sequence ATGTTGAACAAGGTTATTGACATTTCGGGAAGACCAATAAGTACAAGGTTAGTGTTCATTTTGAGTCTGATGATATTAGCCACTTTTATGTCAAGGGCTCAAAAGAACAATGATGCCAATATGCTTACGTGGTACCAATATAAAGGAGATGTAGACTTGGGTAATCGTTTCTCGGTTGTCTTGGATTTTCAGCACCGAAGGCAAGACTTTGTCAATTACAGCAGTCAGCAAGTGCTGAGACCTGGGCTGGCATATACCTTAAAGTCTGATGTGAAATTTACCTTGGGTACTGCTGTTTTCTGGCATAATATCAATGGAGAAAACCCTGTTTATAGACCTGAAGTAAGGCCTTATACTTTTGCTGAATGGAAACAACCATTGGGCAAAATTCAAGTGACGCACCGTTTTCGTTTTGAGCTGAGATACAATCGAAAAACTGCGGGTAGTGAAGTGCTGAGCGGTTATAATTTTAATTATCGAGCAGGGCATAAATTGGGTCTTGCCATACCGATTCAAAGTGAAAAGATTGATGATTTGAAGCTGGAAGTATATGATGAGGTACTAATCAATTTCGGGGAGAGAATTACAAGAAACTATCTAGATCAGAATAGAATCTATGCAGGAATTAAAGGAAGGTTAACGGCTAAATCTACTTTCAAGCTTGGCTATATGTATATATTCGTTCCTTCCGGTAGTTCTATCGACTTTGTGACGCAACACATTTTAGTGTTGGGGATCGGGCATAGATGGTAA
- a CDS encoding mechanosensitive ion channel family protein — MDIEQIIVDLEKWFADHLVTLLISLGVVVLYLISRKVIRTLVIRHGEKHGFDKSRMLYIKKITGLANTLLFGALLGVTWEISLSGLSFYFASIFTVVGVALFAHWSILSNLTASVVLFFFFPYKIGSYIRIQDGDNSVEGLIVDIKMFYIHVELEDGRMAAYPNNLAIQKPSFQKKA, encoded by the coding sequence ATGGATATAGAGCAAATTATAGTCGATCTCGAAAAATGGTTCGCAGATCATTTGGTCACTTTACTCATCTCCCTTGGGGTTGTCGTTCTTTATCTGATAAGTAGAAAAGTTATCAGAACTTTAGTTATCAGACATGGTGAAAAGCATGGTTTTGATAAGTCAAGAATGCTCTATATCAAGAAAATCACAGGTCTGGCGAATACCTTGTTATTCGGTGCTTTGTTAGGAGTTACTTGGGAAATTTCCCTTTCTGGTCTGTCATTTTATTTTGCCAGTATTTTCACAGTAGTAGGTGTGGCGTTGTTCGCCCACTGGTCCATTTTAAGTAACCTTACTGCCTCTGTTGTGTTGTTTTTCTTCTTTCCGTACAAGATAGGTTCTTACATCCGCATACAGGATGGTGATAACTCTGTAGAAGGATTGATTGTAGATATCAAAATGTTCTACATCCATGTAGAATTGGAAGATGGTCGTATGGCAGCTTATCCTAATAACCTTGCCATTCAGAAACCATCGTTTCAAAAGAAGGCCTAG